One Vallitalea pronyensis genomic region harbors:
- a CDS encoding rhamnulokinase translates to MKMLAFDFGASSGRGILGELRDNKIILHEVHRFDNEPVKFMNHIQWDFLRLVHEMKTCLLLCKVNHERIKSIGIDTWGVDYGLLDGDGELISNPFHYRDNRTDTTVEACFKSIPQDELINKSGLHCNRYNTIYQLLAEKYSASHRLLHAKTMLLMPDLFNYALTGIMKAEYTIATTTQLYDYKKDDWHYALIKRVGLPTGLFPEIIHPGHVIGPVKAPLREELHLETCQVVSVGSHDTSSAIAAVPALEDDFIFIATGTWVMVGVENEELLVNDITKAYELSNEGGVGGKVNLLKNIMGLWLMQACRRQWQQDGHAVGFEDMVKEGLEATTSAIIYPDDPCFYAPDNMPNKIKQFCQDTHQKVPETFGEMVRVIEESLALCIKHTIKGIEKATKKAYNTIHMFGGGIQDPLFCQIVANATGKLVITGPKEATAMGNILLQAIGLGEIKDIKEGREIVRHSIEIKKYIPDPQADFREKYTKYLTIIRETS, encoded by the coding sequence ATGAAGATGTTAGCATTTGACTTTGGTGCAAGTAGCGGAAGAGGTATATTAGGTGAGCTAAGAGACAATAAGATTATACTCCATGAAGTTCACCGATTTGATAATGAGCCTGTAAAATTCATGAATCATATCCAATGGGATTTTTTAAGACTGGTTCATGAAATGAAGACATGTTTATTATTATGTAAAGTTAATCATGAAAGGATTAAGAGTATTGGTATAGACACTTGGGGTGTGGATTATGGTCTTCTTGATGGGGATGGCGAATTAATTAGCAATCCCTTTCATTATCGGGATAATCGAACAGATACCACTGTTGAAGCATGTTTTAAATCCATACCACAAGATGAGCTGATTAACAAGAGCGGATTACATTGTAACCGATACAATACCATCTATCAATTATTAGCTGAGAAATATTCAGCCAGTCATCGACTTCTTCATGCAAAAACCATGCTGTTAATGCCCGATTTATTTAATTATGCCTTAACAGGTATCATGAAAGCAGAATATACCATTGCCACAACCACACAGCTCTATGATTATAAAAAAGATGATTGGCATTATGCTTTAATAAAAAGAGTCGGATTACCAACAGGTCTATTCCCAGAAATTATCCATCCAGGCCATGTTATTGGACCTGTTAAAGCGCCCCTACGTGAGGAACTTCATCTTGAAACTTGTCAAGTGGTGAGCGTTGGTAGTCACGATACATCCTCAGCTATTGCAGCGGTACCTGCCCTTGAAGATGATTTTATTTTCATTGCCACGGGTACATGGGTCATGGTTGGTGTCGAGAATGAAGAACTTCTTGTGAACGATATCACCAAAGCTTATGAACTAAGTAATGAAGGCGGTGTGGGTGGAAAGGTAAACTTATTGAAGAACATCATGGGTTTATGGTTGATGCAAGCGTGTAGGAGGCAATGGCAACAAGATGGCCATGCCGTTGGTTTTGAAGACATGGTAAAGGAAGGATTAGAAGCAACAACATCAGCCATCATTTATCCAGATGACCCATGTTTTTACGCTCCTGATAACATGCCAAATAAAATCAAGCAATTCTGTCAGGATACCCATCAAAAAGTACCCGAAACCTTTGGCGAAATGGTACGGGTCATTGAAGAAAGCTTAGCTCTTTGTATCAAACATACCATAAAGGGAATTGAAAAAGCCACTAAAAAAGCGTATAATACAATACATATGTTTGGAGGCGGCATTCAAGATCCTCTCTTTTGCCAAATAGTTGCCAATGCAACAGGTAAGCTGGTGATAACAGGTCCAAAAGAAGCAACCGCCATGGGTAATATACTCTTACAAGCCATTGGGCTTGGTGAGATTAAGGATATAAAAGAAGGGCGAGAAATCGTACGCCATTCCATTGAGATAAAGAAATACATACCAGATCCACAGGCGGATTTTAGGGAGAAATACACTAAATACTTAACAATCATAAGGGAAACATCATGA
- a CDS encoding L,D-transpeptidase family protein produces MRYTCIKIILCVILAILVANLICLKRTDDHLLAVFFNQNNNPYFIHVDLDTYKMYVFKDNEIYKEYPVSGGKPSTPSPLGTWNIVSKANWGEGFGGSWMGLNVPWGKYGIHGTDEPWSIGKPLSKGCIRMYNKEVKELKKYIPYGTKVTIVKGPYGPFGDGFRTLKPGDTGSDVYAIQLRLQELGYDIGWVDGKYGEHMKSIIFKFEDDQGIPRTFYITESLYEKLGFTMSE; encoded by the coding sequence ATGAGGTATACCTGTATCAAGATTATATTATGTGTCATATTAGCTATCTTAGTTGCCAACCTTATTTGCCTGAAAAGAACAGATGACCATCTCTTAGCTGTATTTTTTAATCAGAATAATAATCCTTATTTTATACATGTGGATCTTGATACCTATAAAATGTATGTATTTAAGGATAATGAGATTTATAAGGAATATCCTGTTTCTGGGGGAAAACCAAGCACCCCATCCCCTTTGGGTACTTGGAATATTGTCAGTAAAGCCAATTGGGGAGAAGGCTTTGGTGGTTCCTGGATGGGGCTTAATGTACCTTGGGGGAAATATGGTATACATGGCACCGATGAACCTTGGAGTATTGGTAAACCACTGTCCAAAGGTTGCATACGTATGTATAACAAAGAGGTAAAAGAGTTAAAAAAATACATACCCTATGGTACAAAAGTGACCATTGTAAAAGGACCTTATGGACCATTTGGTGATGGGTTCAGAACATTAAAACCTGGGGACACAGGATCAGATGTATATGCCATTCAACTTAGACTACAGGAGTTAGGGTATGATATTGGATGGGTAGATGGGAAATATGGCGAACATATGAAATCCATTATTTTTAAATTTGAAGATGATCAGGGGATACCAAGGACTTTTTATATAACGGAAAGTTTATATGAAAAGTTAGGCTTTACCATGAGTGAATAA
- a CDS encoding MFS transporter, with the protein MNTVQTNSKKVSTFRYALGMLGLQIPSQAFTVYLTFYYVETLNLAVGLAAIGRTIFSIWDAVDNVLFGYLSDNTRTKWGRRRPWLMLALPFYLLFFVLVYTVPDAFSSGNRLFWYFTVIIFLYETFATILWGNYGALFPELFHGKRKRARASGLKQIFTIIGTVIGIVLTPMVYKAIGFTWMAIVFGVVGCSILFYSVLGSHENLALAKSPKLPFLKAFQETLQNKSFWLYSLAYTFIQLVFGLLLAGLPFYAKYALKLDDAKTTLLTASVFAIAVPSVFVWMKLIHKWGASKTWLVGIVVMGISIIPLAFANDLYSGIIAGMILGLGYCSVLVAGEVVTSEIIDRDAKKTGARREGIYLSVYGFIIRISGVFQGGAFALIGILFGYKNGDNPGANPGLAFKFLIVGLPLMALSIAFIIGMFYKKSMDTIDDEHDDPTSYKEVS; encoded by the coding sequence ATGAATACTGTTCAAACAAACAGTAAAAAAGTATCCACATTTCGATATGCCTTAGGTATGCTTGGACTGCAAATACCCAGTCAGGCATTTACCGTCTACTTAACCTTTTATTATGTAGAAACCCTTAACCTGGCTGTAGGCTTGGCAGCTATCGGTCGAACCATTTTCTCCATATGGGATGCTGTTGACAATGTCTTATTTGGTTATCTATCCGACAATACCCGAACAAAATGGGGTAGACGAAGGCCATGGTTAATGTTAGCTCTCCCTTTTTATCTGCTGTTTTTTGTTCTTGTGTATACGGTACCCGATGCCTTTTCTAGTGGTAATCGGTTGTTTTGGTATTTTACCGTTATCATATTCTTATATGAAACATTTGCCACCATCTTATGGGGTAACTATGGTGCACTATTTCCTGAACTGTTTCATGGCAAAAGAAAGCGTGCCCGTGCCAGCGGTTTAAAGCAAATCTTCACCATCATTGGTACGGTTATTGGTATCGTACTCACACCAATGGTTTATAAAGCCATCGGTTTTACATGGATGGCTATTGTATTCGGTGTGGTAGGTTGTAGTATACTTTTCTATTCTGTACTTGGCAGTCACGAAAACCTAGCGCTTGCTAAAAGTCCAAAATTGCCTTTCCTTAAGGCATTTCAAGAAACATTACAAAATAAGTCTTTTTGGCTGTACTCTTTAGCCTATACCTTTATTCAGCTGGTGTTTGGTTTATTATTAGCTGGACTACCTTTCTACGCAAAATACGCCTTAAAACTGGATGATGCTAAAACAACCCTACTCACAGCGTCTGTTTTTGCCATAGCCGTTCCATCTGTTTTTGTCTGGATGAAACTCATTCATAAATGGGGGGCTTCCAAGACATGGCTTGTGGGTATTGTCGTCATGGGTATAAGCATTATACCTTTAGCTTTTGCCAATGATTTATATTCTGGAATCATAGCGGGTATGATACTGGGACTTGGGTATTGCAGTGTTCTTGTAGCAGGTGAAGTGGTTACTTCTGAAATCATTGATCGGGATGCCAAGAAAACAGGTGCACGTCGGGAGGGTATTTACCTAAGTGTCTATGGGTTTATCATCCGTATAAGCGGTGTATTTCAGGGGGGTGCCTTCGCATTAATCGGTATTCTCTTTGGTTATAAAAATGGAGACAACCCCGGTGCGAATCCAGGTCTTGCCTTTAAGTTCTTAATCGTCGGCTTACCCTTAATGGCCTTATCCATCGCTTTTATCATTGGTATGTTTTATAAAAAATCCATGGATACCATAGATGATGAGCACGATGACCCTACATCTTATAAGGAGGTTAGTTGA
- a CDS encoding polysaccharide deacetylase family protein, translated as MNKRYLIINGDDFGMCHGANEAIMNMYHDKVISSASVMVVCPWFEEAAAFLREHPECDIGLHLTFTSEWKKYKWGPISQRDTSSLMDKAGYFYTDCMAFETNSNQEHVMHEMEAQIHKATQAGITLNNIDNHMGSLYGLMTGKSYLPHVFSKCGDLQLGFRFPKHLPDTRQNNTSPTMVQNMERLCALAQHKGVPLIDHLVEYPFHMQEHETYASLKEMVIDKIRHLKPGISELYIHPSIPCNEIKHINPSWEKRVMEYRLFYEEALWNTIDREGIEVIGWGDLNTII; from the coding sequence ATGAATAAACGTTATTTAATTATTAACGGAGACGATTTTGGCATGTGCCATGGTGCAAATGAAGCCATCATGAACATGTATCACGATAAGGTCATATCTTCCGCATCTGTCATGGTAGTATGCCCTTGGTTTGAAGAAGCTGCTGCATTTTTACGTGAACATCCCGAATGCGATATTGGCTTACACCTTACGTTCACCAGCGAGTGGAAAAAGTATAAGTGGGGGCCAATTAGTCAGAGGGATACATCATCACTTATGGATAAAGCCGGCTACTTTTATACGGATTGTATGGCATTTGAAACTAACAGTAACCAAGAACACGTTATGCATGAGATGGAAGCCCAGATACATAAAGCAACCCAAGCAGGTATTACACTGAATAATATCGATAATCATATGGGCAGTCTATACGGTTTAATGACAGGTAAGAGTTATCTCCCCCATGTGTTCTCCAAGTGCGGTGATTTACAGCTTGGATTTCGTTTTCCAAAACACCTACCGGATACAAGACAGAATAATACCTCTCCTACCATGGTTCAGAACATGGAACGTTTATGTGCATTAGCCCAACATAAAGGGGTGCCACTCATTGATCATTTGGTGGAATATCCTTTCCATATGCAAGAGCATGAAACCTATGCATCTTTAAAAGAGATGGTCATTGATAAGATAAGACACCTAAAACCTGGTATCTCTGAACTCTATATTCATCCTTCTATACCATGTAACGAAATTAAACACATTAATCCTTCATGGGAAAAACGTGTCATGGAATACCGTTTGTTTTATGAAGAGGCGTTATGGAATACCATTGACCGAGAAGGTATTGAAGTCATTGGCTGGGGAGATCTCAATACGATAATATAG
- a CDS encoding MFS transporter, translating into MMNYLQQLKRNVSKNYVFTFLNSFNVTRGIWMLYLAFRGLSLIEIGLMESVYHITSFTMEIPTGMVADVFGRKMSRALGRLCFIISTCAMLLGFNSLVFGISFALSAIGNNLESGAGDALIYDSLKALKEENTFMRIKGKEEIFFQCASSAALIIGGFLGTINYTYVYFVALAFGIMTFIQSLTFTEPIIEKKNLHVSKRKIFINQFITSVRIIRHDFRIAFLILAVEVCSTFITTVFFYVQNYMKSVGRNELQIGLILALGGLVAAFAATYTYKIEKRVGFKGLFIILPLSLLVCFWGLTFKGYTELFLILILAIDSIFFVSTSDYINRLIPSEQRATILSFQSMAFSLFMIILFPIIGKLGDLYGLLHAFRIIAIVASIILIAIMSFTLCNKKMVINCNDNNH; encoded by the coding sequence ATGATGAATTATTTACAACAATTAAAAAGAAATGTCTCTAAAAATTATGTGTTTACTTTTTTAAATAGCTTTAATGTGACCAGGGGAATATGGATGTTGTATCTTGCATTCCGTGGTCTAAGCTTAATTGAAATTGGACTAATGGAATCCGTTTACCATATCACGTCATTTACCATGGAAATACCAACAGGTATGGTAGCTGATGTTTTTGGAAGGAAAATGTCGAGAGCTCTTGGTCGACTATGTTTTATTATTAGTACATGTGCTATGTTACTTGGCTTTAATAGCCTTGTATTCGGTATAAGTTTTGCTTTATCGGCTATTGGCAACAACTTAGAATCTGGTGCAGGTGATGCATTAATCTACGACTCCTTAAAGGCATTAAAGGAAGAAAATACCTTTATGCGTATAAAAGGTAAAGAAGAAATCTTCTTTCAATGTGCCAGTTCTGCTGCATTAATTATAGGAGGATTTCTTGGTACCATTAATTATACGTATGTGTATTTCGTAGCTTTAGCTTTCGGTATCATGACCTTTATTCAAAGTCTTACCTTCACGGAGCCAATCATTGAGAAAAAAAACCTACATGTTAGCAAACGCAAGATATTCATTAACCAATTTATCACCAGTGTAAGGATTATTCGTCATGATTTTCGCATTGCTTTTTTAATCCTAGCTGTTGAAGTCTGTTCTACGTTTATTACAACGGTGTTCTTTTATGTACAGAACTACATGAAATCAGTTGGTAGAAATGAATTACAAATTGGGCTTATTCTTGCTTTAGGCGGATTGGTGGCAGCCTTTGCAGCTACTTATACCTATAAGATTGAAAAACGTGTTGGCTTTAAAGGACTGTTTATAATTTTACCTCTGTCCTTACTTGTTTGTTTCTGGGGTCTCACATTTAAAGGTTACACCGAGTTATTTCTTATTCTTATATTGGCCATCGATTCCATTTTCTTTGTCTCAACAAGTGATTACATCAACCGGTTGATACCCAGTGAACAGCGAGCCACCATCTTATCCTTTCAAAGTATGGCTTTTAGTCTATTCATGATTATACTATTTCCGATTATCGGTAAACTGGGTGATTTATATGGATTACTTCATGCTTTCCGTATAATTGCCATCGTAGCTTCGATTATCTTAATTGCTATTATGAGCTTTACGTTGTGCAATAAAAAAATGGTCATCAATTGTAACGATAACAATCATTAA